From a region of the uncultured Desulfatiglans sp. genome:
- a CDS encoding putative Ferric reductase domain protein transmembrane component domain-containing protein (Evidence 3 : Putative function from multiple computational evidences), producing MSGAGWGKGEKVKDVREDRKGIKTPAGRKLERIGILALGLLPLVVFAGAWVWHRWDRLLDDWAILWGALGNLFALLGLSLAVVMVCLGARPPWIERRFGLDRMLRLHQVMGPLVVGLLMLHAFLRTLKESLVSEGGWRWDFLTTLSYENWTETALSGARIALTTVIVTSALAKLGRYFFPFHLWKIPHLLLYAALALGFTHSIIVGDDMLQFPYVLVWAGLLIFFLWTAVQRFLYVRTRRQLYRGILVEALPETHDTKTLRVRPKAAVGLLKDRRPGQFAVIRYKRIHGYSQPRPFTISAPPASDDLTFTIKQTGRFTRKLHKLREGTGILCEGPYGVFVPDLERERNLVLIAGGVGITPFLSMLRHIQQQKLGNRATLIWANKTRKDCIAGEELTGMAVQGLLKLVHVFSREARVKDAPGQGAVYFENGHIDRGILKKYVEPAGASYYLCGPPAMQDFVLRELKTGLGVQPKQVKRELFFW from the coding sequence ATGAGCGGAGCGGGGTGGGGGAAGGGGGAAAAGGTGAAGGATGTAAGGGAAGATCGGAAAGGCATCAAAACGCCGGCTGGGCGCAAGCTGGAGCGGATCGGCATTTTGGCCTTGGGCCTTTTGCCCTTGGTGGTCTTTGCCGGTGCATGGGTTTGGCACCGGTGGGACAGGCTCCTGGACGACTGGGCCATTCTGTGGGGTGCCTTGGGAAATCTCTTTGCCCTGTTGGGGCTGTCTCTGGCGGTGGTAATGGTCTGTCTGGGGGCGCGCCCCCCGTGGATCGAACGGCGCTTCGGACTCGACCGCATGCTCAGGCTGCATCAAGTGATGGGGCCGCTGGTGGTGGGGCTCCTGATGCTCCATGCCTTTCTTCGGACCCTGAAGGAATCGCTCGTCTCCGAAGGGGGCTGGCGCTGGGATTTTCTGACCACTCTGAGCTACGAAAACTGGACCGAGACGGCCTTGTCCGGTGCCCGGATCGCGCTGACGACGGTTATCGTGACCTCCGCGCTCGCCAAGCTGGGGCGGTATTTTTTCCCCTTTCATCTCTGGAAGATCCCTCACCTGCTTCTTTACGCCGCCTTGGCGCTCGGTTTTACCCACAGCATCATCGTGGGCGATGATATGCTTCAATTCCCCTATGTTCTCGTGTGGGCGGGCCTGCTGATCTTTTTCCTGTGGACTGCGGTTCAGCGTTTCCTCTATGTCAGGACACGCAGGCAGCTCTACAGGGGCATCCTGGTGGAGGCCCTGCCTGAAACCCATGATACGAAGACCCTTCGGGTGAGGCCGAAAGCCGCAGTCGGCCTTCTGAAGGATCGCCGGCCGGGCCAGTTCGCCGTCATCCGCTACAAGCGGATCCACGGATACAGCCAGCCTCGCCCGTTCACTATCTCAGCGCCGCCGGCCTCGGACGACCTCACCTTTACCATCAAACAGACCGGACGTTTCACCCGGAAACTCCACAAGCTGCGCGAAGGTACGGGCATCCTCTGTGAGGGGCCTTACGGGGTGTTCGTGCCGGACCTGGAACGGGAGCGGAATCTCGTTCTGATCGCAGGGGGGGTTGGAATCACCCCGTTCCTGAGCATGCTCCGGCACATTCAGCAGCAGAAGCTGGGCAACCGGGCGACTCTGATCTGGGCCAACAAGACCCGGAAAGATTGCATCGCGGGTGAGGAATTGACCGGGATGGCCGTCCAGGGCCTTCTCAAACTGGTCCACGTCTTCAGCCGCGAGGCCCGTGTGAAGGATGCCCCCGGGCAGGGCGCCGTATATTTTGAAAACGGCCACATCGACCGCGGCATCCTCAAGAAATACGTCGAGCCCGCAGGCGCCTCCTATTACCTCTGCGGCCCACCGGCGATGCAGGACTTCGTCCTTCGAGAATTGAAGACGGGCCTTGGCGTGCAGCCAAAGCAGGTCAAGCGGGAGCTCTTCTTCTGGTAA